GCAGGACTTCGGGGCTGTCGAGCAGATGCCGAAGCTGGAAGGCCGGCAACTCGTGATGGTTATTTCGCCGAAGAGAAAGTGAGTTCTGGATACCTGAAGAGGGCAAGCGCCTCGCCCTCCGGATGATCCAGGCCCGCCTGTCCCGACCCGCGCGGTTCGGTCCGGGCACCAAGGAGTTGAGCAATGCCGAAGATGAAAACCAAGCGCGGGGCTGCGAAACGCTTTCGCGTCACCGGGAATGGGGGAATCAAGCGAGCCCAGTCCCATTTGAATCATATTCTGACCAAGAAGAGGTCAAAGCGAAAACGGCAACTTGGCCCGATGCGTCAGGTTGACGAATGTGATGTGCCCGGCATCAGGAAACTGATTCCGTACGCCTAACGGGAGATCGAGGAAATGGCCAGAGTCAAACGAGGCGTTACCGCCGGTGCGCGTCACAGAAAGGTTCTCAAGAAAGCGAAGGGCTACTACAACGGCCGGCGCAAAGTTTACCGCGCTGCGAAACAGGCGGTAATCAAGGCGGGCCAATATGCCTTCCGTGACCGGCGCGTCAAGAAGCGGGAATTCCGCGCCCTGTGGATTGCCCGCATCAACGCAGGTGTTCGTATGCACGGCTTGTCGTACAGCCGGTTCATCAACGGACTCCGGCAGGCGGGAATAGAAATAGACCGCAAGGTGCTGGCGGATCTGGCTGTGCACGACGCTGAGGCTTTTGCCGTCTTGGTCGAGCAGTCCAGGGGACGCGCTGCCTGACAACGGCTTAGCGGGCGAATTGCTCGTTATCGGCAAGTAGCACCGGCCCGTTTCGGGCCGGGCCGCGATTCATCCGGAAGTTTATGGACCGACTGCAAGAGCTGCTGGAACAGGCGCAGGCTGCAGTGGCCGGAGCGGCGGACCTGGCGAGTCTGGATGCGACTCGCGTCCGGTATCTCGGCAAGAAAGGGGAACTCACCGGGCTGCTTCGCCAGCTCGGTTCCCTGCTG
This genomic interval from Gammaproteobacteria bacterium contains the following:
- the rpmI gene encoding 50S ribosomal protein L35 yields the protein MPKMKTKRGAAKRFRVTGNGGIKRAQSHLNHILTKKRSKRKRQLGPMRQVDECDVPGIRKLIPYA
- the rplT gene encoding 50S ribosomal protein L20 — protein: MARVKRGVTAGARHRKVLKKAKGYYNGRRKVYRAAKQAVIKAGQYAFRDRRVKKREFRALWIARINAGVRMHGLSYSRFINGLRQAGIEIDRKVLADLAVHDAEAFAVLVEQSRGRAA